In the [Clostridium] colinum genome, one interval contains:
- a CDS encoding YbhB/YbcL family Raf kinase inhibitor-like protein — protein sequence MKVTSKGIVNGVIDDKYGKRGQCNDFGMPICSLPLKFEEVPANTVSYAIFLEDKDAYPVSGGFSWVHWTAANITKNELEENESQNANFVQGVNSWMSMQGGSNPPELCSYYGGMAPPDKKHTYEINVYALDCMLDLQNGFYLNELFNAMEGHILDHCLLKATYEN from the coding sequence ATGAAAGTAACTAGTAAAGGAATTGTAAATGGAGTTATAGATGATAAATATGGTAAAAGGGGTCAATGTAATGATTTTGGTATGCCTATATGTTCTTTACCATTAAAATTTGAAGAAGTACCAGCTAACACAGTTAGCTATGCAATATTTTTAGAAGATAAAGATGCTTATCCTGTAAGTGGTGGTTTTTCTTGGGTACATTGGACTGCTGCTAATATTACAAAAAATGAATTAGAAGAAAATGAAAGTCAAAATGCTAATTTTGTACAAGGTGTTAATAGTTGGATGAGTATGCAAGGAGGAAGCAATCCTCCAGAGTTATGTTCTTATTATGGTGGTATGGCTCCACCGGATAAAAAACATACTTATGAGATAAATGTATATGCTCTTGATTGTATGTTAGATTTACAAAATGGGTTTTATTTAAATGAACTTTTTAATGCTATGGAAGGGCATATTTTAGACCATTGTTTATTAAAAGCAACATATGAAAACTAA
- a CDS encoding winged helix-turn-helix transcriptional regulator: MLIRKNYTCPLELVHDMMKGKWKCIIIWRLRLGATMPSNLLKEICGITEKMLHQHLKELISYGIIDKRTYGQYPLKTEYFLTDMGQDILKALEIYQKVGIEYMIKNGQEVILKEKGLI; the protein is encoded by the coding sequence ATGTTAATAAGAAAAAATTATACTTGTCCTCTTGAGCTAGTGCACGATATGATGAAAGGGAAATGGAAATGTATAATAATATGGCGTCTTCGTCTTGGGGCTACGATGCCCTCTAATTTGTTAAAAGAAATATGTGGTATAACAGAAAAAATGTTACATCAGCACTTAAAAGAACTTATTAGCTATGGGATTATTGATAAACGTACATATGGTCAATATCCATTAAAAACAGAATATTTTTTAACAGATATGGGACAAGATATTTTAAAAGCATTAGAAATATACCAAAAAGTTGGTATAGAATATATGATAAAAAATGGACAAGAAGTTATTTTAAAAGAAAAAGGGTTAATATAA
- a CDS encoding SpoIID/LytB domain-containing protein — MNKKLLFIICILCFTFVGCTKNSEEKNEELKIGVIGNNYPVDRATVSKMMALASYNKKEILALDNVINFKDVKEDSWYNKYINCAYIKGDMSGVLEDKFDPNGNLTITQTQYLINKYDKNKKIKIDDKNKDKPISYALWCNIYSQIIQDTNIQQEELVILATKDTNKSLKDDYVMTDKGLYSFEGIEVNKYINTKIKVFQRDNEVIAITDVIETEPTLKRCYIEKINKNYIDIFIGGAKKRLYIKDENIKIQEENIMADIKIKNDEIISIDYYRNTINGILNRIDNNTLRINNTNYVLDEDFKIYSLLNNQISMSNIDELLIGQNIASYFTKGNENKIYSAIINTSPKYDKIRVAINDTSYNNLYFNEIKLKANSGMKVLVKGQEKNLSSIHIKNNQDFGIGENEIIILESNNKDEGIIIENIKRVYELPTFYEKLEICKMDNKYVLVNEISIESYVESVLASDNNNYQNLEMLKTLAIIYRTQAIRYINENNLKHIGANLDDSSKYQIYNNKKSQDIFKQAVSETKGKIITNQNQVANLTYFSYSSGVTANSGEIWSDKSYYSYPSNNKPYLVHIKDFTENIYENLQEEVNANIFYKTKDIDSIEKDSKWFRWSTTLEEKDISKINDNIKQLYKTEKYFIKTLENDKYIYKPVEDIGKIKDINVKKRGDAGNIMELEIIGEKNTVLIMSDLIIKKVFSLNSVIDNNGEIVQNISTLPSSYFVFDKIYDNNGYLKKVTLYGGGYGHGVGLSMYGAYKMIQSGNTYEDVFHKYYKDIEIINIYN, encoded by the coding sequence ATGAATAAAAAACTGCTATTTATTATTTGTATATTATGCTTTACATTTGTTGGTTGTACAAAAAATAGCGAAGAAAAAAATGAAGAGTTAAAAATAGGTGTTATAGGTAATAATTATCCAGTTGATAGAGCTACTGTATCTAAAATGATGGCTTTAGCTAGCTATAATAAAAAAGAAATTTTAGCTCTAGATAATGTTATTAATTTTAAAGATGTAAAAGAAGATAGTTGGTACAATAAATATATAAACTGTGCTTATATAAAAGGTGATATGAGTGGAGTTTTAGAAGATAAATTTGACCCTAATGGTAATTTAACAATAACTCAGACACAATATTTAATAAATAAATATGATAAAAACAAAAAAATAAAAATAGATGATAAAAATAAAGACAAGCCTATTTCTTATGCATTATGGTGTAATATATATTCTCAAATTATTCAAGATACAAATATACAACAAGAAGAATTAGTTATTTTAGCTACAAAAGATACAAATAAAAGTTTAAAAGATGATTATGTTATGACAGATAAAGGTCTATATTCTTTTGAAGGGATAGAAGTAAATAAATATATAAACACTAAAATTAAAGTTTTTCAAAGAGATAATGAAGTAATTGCCATAACAGATGTTATAGAAACTGAACCTACCTTAAAAAGATGCTACATAGAAAAAATAAACAAAAATTATATAGATATATTTATTGGTGGTGCAAAAAAAAGATTATATATAAAAGATGAAAATATAAAAATACAAGAAGAAAATATAATGGCAGATATAAAAATAAAAAATGATGAAATAATATCAATAGATTATTATAGAAATACAATTAATGGTATATTAAATAGAATAGATAATAATACTCTTAGAATAAATAATACAAACTATGTATTAGATGAAGACTTTAAAATATATTCATTATTAAACAACCAAATATCTATGAGTAATATAGATGAATTATTAATTGGACAAAATATTGCATCATACTTTACAAAAGGTAATGAAAATAAAATATATAGTGCTATAATAAATACTAGTCCTAAATATGATAAAATAAGAGTTGCTATAAATGATACTAGCTATAATAATTTATATTTTAATGAAATTAAGCTAAAAGCTAATAGTGGTATGAAAGTTTTAGTTAAAGGTCAAGAAAAAAATTTATCAAGTATACATATAAAAAATAATCAAGATTTTGGTATAGGTGAAAATGAAATAATAATATTAGAATCTAATAATAAAGATGAAGGTATAATAATTGAAAATATTAAAAGAGTATATGAACTCCCTACTTTTTATGAAAAATTAGAAATATGTAAAATGGATAATAAATATGTTTTAGTAAATGAAATTAGTATAGAAAGCTATGTAGAAAGTGTATTAGCTAGCGATAACAATAATTACCAAAATTTAGAAATGTTAAAAACTTTAGCTATAATTTATAGAACACAGGCTATTAGATATATAAATGAAAATAACCTAAAACATATAGGTGCAAATTTAGATGATAGTTCTAAATATCAAATATATAATAATAAAAAAAGCCAAGATATTTTTAAACAAGCTGTAAGTGAAACAAAGGGTAAAATAATTACAAATCAAAATCAAGTAGCAAATTTAACATACTTTTCTTATTCATCTGGAGTTACAGCAAATAGTGGAGAAATATGGTCAGATAAATCTTATTACTCTTATCCGTCAAATAATAAACCTTATTTAGTACATATAAAAGATTTTACTGAAAATATATACGAAAATTTACAAGAAGAAGTTAATGCTAATATTTTTTATAAAACAAAGGATATTGATAGTATAGAAAAAGATAGTAAATGGTTTAGATGGTCTACCACTTTAGAAGAAAAAGATATTTCAAAAATAAACGATAATATAAAACAACTTTATAAAACTGAAAAATATTTTATAAAAACTTTAGAAAATGACAAATATATTTATAAACCAGTAGAAGATATAGGAAAAATAAAAGATATTAATGTTAAAAAAAGAGGTGATGCTGGAAATATAATGGAATTAGAAATAATAGGAGAAAAAAATACAGTTTTAATAATGTCTGATTTAATAATAAAGAAAGTTTTTTCTTTAAATTCTGTAATAGATAATAATGGTGAAATAGTTCAAAATATTTCTACTCTACCAAGTAGTTATTTTGTTTTTGATAAAATATATGATAATAATGGATACTTAAAGAAAGTAACACTTTATGGTGGTGGATATGGACACGGTGTAGGACTTAGTATGTACGGTGCATATAAGATGATTCAATCTGGTAATACCTATGAAGATGTTTTTCATAAATATTATAAAGATATAGAAATAATAAATATATATAATTAA
- a CDS encoding GTP pyrophosphokinase yields MNIINWKEELFPYKQATDELYIKFNSIKKQYMELEQHSPIELVQTRVKSISSILDKANKRDIPLTKIFGTLEDIAGVRITCKFVEDIYKVVNLIRDRDGKDLKIKEEEDYINNTKSSGYRSYHITINYKIITANGEKEIPCEIQIRTMAMNFWATIEHSLRYKYNGNMPKHLRERLEACAEASFMLDKEMGTIRDEIIENQKIIQTKENLVEKILKNIQNLYYIGKIEQMNNFNREFIDLYQEDNIEKLYAFNNKLETMANLYKVSYN; encoded by the coding sequence ATGAATATAATTAATTGGAAAGAAGAACTATTTCCTTATAAGCAAGCAACAGATGAGTTATATATAAAATTTAATAGTATAAAAAAGCAGTATATGGAGCTTGAACAACATTCACCAATAGAGCTTGTTCAAACTAGAGTTAAATCTATATCAAGCATTTTAGATAAAGCTAATAAAAGAGATATACCTCTTACTAAAATATTTGGTACATTAGAAGATATAGCTGGTGTTAGAATAACTTGTAAATTTGTTGAAGATATATATAAAGTTGTTAATCTTATAAGAGATAGAGATGGAAAAGACCTTAAAATAAAAGAAGAAGAAGACTATATAAATAATACTAAAAGCAGTGGATATAGAAGTTATCATATAACAATAAACTATAAAATAATAACGGCTAATGGAGAAAAAGAAATACCTTGTGAGATACAGATAAGAACAATGGCTATGAACTTTTGGGCAACTATTGAACATTCTCTTAGATATAAATATAATGGTAATATGCCTAAGCATCTTAGAGAAAGGTTAGAAGCTTGTGCTGAAGCCTCTTTTATGCTTGATAAAGAAATGGGTACAATAAGAGATGAAATTATTGAAAATCAGAAGATTATCCAAACAAAAGAAAATTTGGTAGAAAAAATCTTAAAAAATATTCAAAATTTATATTATATTGGTAAAATAGAACAAATGAATAATTTTAATAGAGAATTTATAGATTTGTATCAAGAAGACAATATAGAAAAATTATATGCTTTTAATAATAAGCTAGAAACTATGGCAAATTTATATAAAGTTAGTTATAACTAA
- the ftsH gene encoding ATP-dependent zinc metalloprotease FtsH translates to MDNNINQNQNNSSGNNSNNKKPNKNTPITILTIAIILTFVFNIATVSMLTKGSREISYSEFLNMLEEGKVKKVELQSGKILIFPKDEENKSDTKILGIDSNQPLYTGRFPDFTLKEDLKKYNVEFKAPIVENNGVVNFFVYYILPILITYLILTILFRGVSKKMGGGMFGMGKSNAKVYMQKETGITFKDVAGQEEAKESLKEIVDFLNNPEKYSKIGAVQPKGALLVGPPGTGKTMLAKAVAGEANVTFLSISGSDFVEMYVGLGASRVRSLYKQAMENTPCIVFIDEIDTIGKKRDGHGGNDEREQTLNQLLSEMDGFDSSKGIVILAATNRPEVLDKALLRPGRFDRRIIVERPDLKGREDILNVHAKKVKLDKDVDLKKIALATSGSVGADLANMVNEAALRAVRCGRELVKQEDLMEAVEVVIAGKEKKDRILSEEERRIVAYHEVGHALVSAMLKNTEPVQKITIVPRTMGSLGYTLQVPEKDKYLKNNVEMLEEIMVLLGGRCAEEVEFGTITTGASNDIQRATSIARSMVTLYGMSEKFDMVALEDIENRYLDGRLVSNCSSKTQREIDKEIQCIIKDCHIKARNILKENKEALDEISEYLINKENITGEEFMNILKKFRKSSTNDTEKNSNKKKCKVRFIEENRRRKKRFIFKIRKYNNKVKRYYNINKK, encoded by the coding sequence ATGGACAATAATATAAATCAAAATCAAAATAATAGTTCTGGTAATAATAGCAATAATAAAAAACCAAATAAAAATACACCCATAACAATATTAACCATAGCTATTATTTTAACTTTTGTTTTTAATATTGCAACTGTTTCTATGCTAACAAAAGGAAGTAGAGAAATTAGTTATAGTGAATTTTTAAATATGCTAGAAGAAGGAAAAGTTAAAAAGGTTGAGCTACAATCTGGTAAAATATTAATTTTTCCTAAAGATGAAGAAAATAAAAGTGATACAAAAATATTAGGTATAGATAGTAATCAACCTCTATATACTGGTAGATTTCCAGATTTTACTTTAAAAGAAGATTTAAAAAAATATAATGTAGAGTTTAAAGCTCCTATTGTAGAAAATAATGGAGTTGTAAATTTTTTTGTATATTATATTTTACCTATTTTAATTACCTACCTTATACTAACTATTTTATTTAGAGGAGTTAGTAAAAAAATGGGTGGCGGTATGTTTGGTATGGGTAAAAGTAATGCCAAAGTTTATATGCAAAAAGAAACAGGTATAACATTTAAAGATGTTGCAGGTCAAGAAGAAGCAAAAGAATCTTTAAAAGAAATAGTAGATTTTTTAAATAATCCAGAAAAGTATTCTAAGATAGGTGCAGTACAACCTAAAGGTGCATTATTAGTAGGTCCACCAGGTACAGGTAAAACTATGCTTGCAAAAGCTGTTGCAGGTGAAGCAAATGTTACTTTTTTATCCATATCTGGTTCTGACTTTGTAGAAATGTATGTAGGTTTAGGAGCTTCTAGAGTTCGTAGCCTTTATAAACAAGCTATGGAAAATACACCTTGTATAGTATTTATTGATGAAATAGATACAATTGGTAAAAAAAGAGATGGTCACGGTGGTAATGATGAAAGGGAACAAACATTAAATCAACTTTTATCCGAAATGGATGGATTTGATTCTTCTAAAGGTATAGTTATACTAGCTGCAACTAATAGACCAGAAGTCTTAGATAAAGCGCTTTTAAGACCAGGTAGATTTGATAGAAGAATAATAGTTGAAAGACCAGACCTTAAGGGTAGGGAAGATATATTAAATGTACACGCTAAAAAAGTTAAACTAGATAAAGATGTAGACCTTAAAAAAATTGCTTTAGCGACAAGTGGTAGCGTTGGAGCAGACCTTGCTAATATGGTTAATGAAGCGGCTTTAAGGGCTGTTAGATGTGGAAGAGAGCTTGTAAAACAAGAAGACCTTATGGAAGCCGTTGAAGTTGTTATAGCTGGTAAAGAGAAAAAAGACCGTATTTTATCTGAAGAAGAAAGAAGAATTGTAGCTTATCACGAAGTTGGTCACGCATTAGTATCTGCTATGTTAAAAAATACTGAACCAGTACAAAAAATTACTATTGTACCAAGAACAATGGGTTCATTAGGTTATACTCTTCAAGTTCCAGAAAAAGATAAATATTTAAAAAATAATGTGGAAATGCTTGAAGAAATAATGGTTTTATTAGGTGGACGTTGTGCTGAAGAAGTAGAATTTGGAACTATAACTACTGGAGCAAGTAATGATATACAACGAGCTACTAGTATAGCTAGAAGTATGGTTACTTTATATGGTATGAGTGAAAAATTTGATATGGTTGCATTAGAAGATATAGAAAATAGATACCTTGATGGAAGACTTGTTTCTAATTGTTCGTCAAAAACTCAAAGAGAAATAGATAAAGAAATACAATGTATCATAAAAGATTGTCATATAAAAGCTAGAAATATTTTAAAAGAAAATAAAGAAGCTTTAGATGAAATATCAGAATATTTGATTAATAAAGAAAATATTACTGGTGAAGAATTTATGAATATTTTAAAAAAGTTTCGCAAAAGCAGTACTAATGATACTGAAAAAAATAGTAATAAAAAAAAGTGTAAAGTTAGATTTATTGAAGAGAACAGAAGAAGAAAAAAGAGATTTATATTTAAAATACGTAAATATAACAATAAAGTAAAAAGATACTATAATATAAATAAAAAATAA